One stretch of Halobacillus litoralis DNA includes these proteins:
- a CDS encoding PucR family transcriptional regulator, translated as MGVAVEAVLKLPVLEKAKVQTDVYNRQVDWISVIETPVENFVRNNEFVLSTGVGCGDDVLALEGYVEDVIRSEASVLAFATGRHLYKIPDRVLKLAEKHELIVMEIPWEVRFGDILQDVLRLISEENRQEQQRTEEIRQELINCVLNGKGLQEITSIIYQNTGIPTAISDHNKQIRANQYFDRYYIDVLNGHELSQEGILVETKMDSDHPLRHYIETYEIGDQKCYQLTILSNYKKQGYILFKPKDEKDLTWVNLHILEHALTACALYFVKENAIEMTEIRLKDNFLLDLAKREREMDRALLSKAQLLGYDLEKPYICLVGHIRFVQPEEERSSSTMPQVKSSSINSRNYYIQKEVTHAGDALHRRTMTTFDEGEVIVYLETDRLDYGETANQFLDLIERRLHELLKGITISWGISCHKGGYQFFHKSYEEAETALKIGQQHEEGERTFFSDTRMNRLLMALSHEEEIGAIVSDTLEKLIDYDQKRQTELIHTFMVYNKYNSNVSQTARALNLHRQSLLHRLRNIEHLTGLSLLNADDLFLLELSVRLWLLKKVDA; from the coding sequence ATGGGGGTTGCGGTGGAGGCAGTCTTAAAACTTCCAGTTCTTGAAAAAGCAAAAGTGCAGACAGATGTGTACAATCGCCAGGTGGACTGGATCTCGGTGATTGAAACACCTGTGGAGAACTTTGTGAGGAATAATGAATTTGTACTAAGTACAGGGGTTGGTTGTGGGGACGATGTATTGGCACTGGAAGGGTATGTAGAGGATGTCATCCGATCGGAGGCTTCTGTGCTGGCTTTTGCCACTGGGCGTCATTTGTACAAAATTCCCGACCGTGTGTTAAAGCTTGCGGAGAAACACGAGTTGATCGTGATGGAAATTCCATGGGAGGTCCGGTTCGGAGATATTTTACAGGACGTTTTAAGGTTGATCAGTGAGGAAAACCGCCAGGAGCAACAACGGACGGAAGAGATTCGACAGGAGTTGATCAACTGTGTCCTGAATGGAAAAGGGCTGCAGGAGATCACATCAATCATCTACCAGAACACAGGCATTCCGACGGCCATCAGTGATCATAACAAACAGATCCGGGCGAACCAGTACTTTGACCGTTATTATATCGATGTCTTAAATGGGCATGAACTTTCCCAGGAAGGGATCCTTGTGGAAACAAAAATGGACAGTGATCACCCGCTCCGCCATTACATTGAAACCTACGAAATAGGAGATCAGAAATGCTATCAGCTTACCATTTTATCGAACTATAAGAAACAGGGATATATCCTGTTTAAGCCCAAGGACGAAAAGGATCTAACATGGGTGAACCTTCACATTTTGGAGCATGCGCTGACAGCTTGTGCCTTATATTTCGTAAAAGAGAACGCCATTGAAATGACTGAAATAAGGCTTAAGGATAACTTTTTGCTTGATTTAGCCAAGCGGGAGAGGGAAATGGACAGAGCTCTGTTATCAAAAGCACAGCTGCTTGGCTATGACCTGGAGAAGCCCTATATTTGTCTTGTCGGCCACATCCGTTTCGTACAGCCGGAGGAGGAACGCTCCTCTTCAACGATGCCTCAAGTCAAATCGTCATCGATCAACAGTCGGAATTATTACATTCAGAAGGAAGTCACCCATGCAGGGGATGCGCTGCACAGGAGGACGATGACCACTTTTGATGAAGGGGAGGTGATCGTATATTTGGAAACGGATCGCCTGGATTACGGCGAAACCGCGAATCAGTTTCTCGATCTGATTGAGCGGAGGCTTCATGAGTTATTGAAAGGGATTACGATTAGCTGGGGTATTTCCTGTCATAAAGGTGGGTATCAGTTTTTTCATAAAAGCTATGAAGAGGCGGAAACGGCTTTGAAAATCGGTCAGCAGCATGAAGAAGGGGAGCGGACGTTTTTCAGTGATACAAGAATGAATCGCCTGCTCATGGCGCTGTCCCACGAAGAAGAAATCGGAGCGATTGTTTCAGATACATTAGAAAAGCTGATAGATTATGATCAGAAACGGCAGACAGAACTGATTCATACGTTTATGGTCTACAATAAATACAACAGCAATGTCAGCCAGACGGCCCGTGCGCTGAATTTGCACCGGCAATCTTTGCTGCACAGATTGAGAAACATTGAACATTTGACCGGACTATCTCTTCTCAATGCTGATGACCTCTTTTTGCTGGAGCTTAGCGTAAGGTTATGGCTTTTGAAAAAAGTGGATGCATAG
- a CDS encoding DUF3221 domain-containing protein has product MMKMRWMLGIFMVFFLSLSACGLSKTEEVDQNEVEAEVSDPDMSGFVMDQEEDSILVVTPMDDGSGEEGRAMWVSGAPEGLWVGKQVEVWVDGDIAESYPEKATAEKVQELEMSEVQGADLKASEALSTALSETEPEQTDVLIVSLLSFDEESDQWTVKLDRRGTNQGEWKTTVKDEK; this is encoded by the coding sequence ATGATGAAAATGAGATGGATGCTTGGTATATTCATGGTTTTCTTTTTATCCCTTAGTGCATGTGGACTCTCAAAGACAGAAGAAGTAGACCAGAATGAAGTGGAAGCAGAAGTCTCCGATCCGGACATGAGTGGATTTGTGATGGATCAAGAGGAGGATAGCATCCTGGTTGTCACCCCGATGGATGATGGATCAGGGGAGGAAGGACGTGCCATGTGGGTATCTGGAGCTCCTGAAGGCTTGTGGGTCGGCAAACAGGTCGAAGTCTGGGTGGACGGAGATATCGCTGAATCCTATCCCGAAAAAGCCACTGCTGAAAAAGTCCAGGAGCTCGAAATGAGTGAAGTGCAGGGAGCGGATTTAAAAGCTTCCGAGGCTCTTTCTACAGCTTTATCCGAGACAGAACCAGAACAGACAGATGTGCTGATCGTTTCTCTGCTTTCTTTTGATGAAGAATCCGACCAGTGGACTGTCAAATTGGACCGACGTGGGACAAATCAGGGCGAATGGAAAACGACCGTCAAAGATGAAAAATAG